A part of Bacillus thuringiensis genomic DNA contains:
- a CDS encoding dicarboxylate/amino acid:cation symporter: MKAYRFPLILLSSILIGGFIGYFMGADAIALKPLGDIFLNLMFTIVVPLVFFSIASSIANMDGLKRFGKIMSSMAGTFLFTSILAAIFMIIVVKVFPPAQGVVLELTQPDKAEKAVSVADQIVGILTVSDFSKLLSRENMLALIFFSILMGVATSAVGEKGKPFATFLQAGAEISMKVVSFIMYYAPIGLAAYFAALVGEFGPQLLGTYFRAAMVYYPASLIYFFVFFTFYAYLAGRKQGVQVFWKNMVSPTVTSLATCSSAASIPANLEATKKMGISSDVRETVVLLGSTLHKDGSVLGGVLKIAFLFGIFNMEFEGPKTLAIALVVSLLVGTVMGAIPGGGMIGEMLIVSLYGFPPEALPIIAAISTIIDPPATVLNVTADNACAVMTARLVEGKNWIKNKFA, from the coding sequence ATGAAGGCATATCGCTTTCCACTTATTTTATTATCTTCTATCCTAATTGGTGGTTTCATTGGTTATTTCATGGGTGCCGATGCAATTGCTTTAAAGCCGCTTGGTGACATTTTCTTAAACTTAATGTTTACGATTGTTGTACCTCTAGTGTTCTTTAGCATCGCGTCATCTATTGCTAATATGGATGGATTAAAACGTTTCGGTAAAATTATGTCTAGTATGGCTGGGACTTTCTTATTTACGAGTATTTTAGCTGCTATTTTTATGATTATTGTCGTGAAAGTATTCCCGCCAGCACAAGGTGTTGTATTAGAACTAACGCAACCTGATAAAGCTGAAAAAGCAGTTAGTGTTGCAGATCAAATCGTTGGTATTCTAACAGTATCTGACTTCTCAAAGTTACTATCTCGTGAAAATATGTTAGCTCTTATTTTCTTCTCTATCTTAATGGGGGTTGCAACTTCAGCAGTTGGTGAAAAAGGAAAACCATTCGCTACATTCTTACAAGCTGGTGCAGAAATTTCAATGAAAGTTGTATCTTTCATTATGTACTACGCTCCAATCGGACTTGCTGCTTACTTCGCAGCATTAGTTGGTGAATTCGGACCACAACTTCTTGGAACTTACTTCCGAGCAGCAATGGTATACTACCCAGCGTCTCTAATTTACTTCTTTGTATTCTTCACGTTCTATGCATACCTTGCAGGTCGCAAACAAGGTGTACAAGTATTTTGGAAGAACATGGTCTCTCCTACAGTTACATCACTTGCAACTTGTAGTAGTGCTGCTAGTATTCCTGCAAACTTGGAAGCAACGAAGAAGATGGGTATCTCTTCTGACGTTCGCGAAACAGTTGTCCTGCTTGGATCTACACTTCATAAAGACGGCTCTGTTTTAGGCGGCGTCTTAAAAATTGCTTTCTTATTCGGTATTTTCAACATGGAATTCGAAGGACCGAAAACATTAGCAATCGCACTTGTTGTTTCTCTATTAGTAGGAACAGTAATGGGCGCTATTCCAGGTGGCGGTATGATTGGTGAAATGTTAATCGTTTCTCTATACGGCTTCCCGCCAGAAGCATTACCAATTATCGCAGCAATTAGTACAATCATTGATCCTCCTGCAACAGTGTTAAACGTAACAGCAGATAACGCTTGTGCCGTAATGACAGCTCGCCTTGTAGAAGGTAAGAACTGGATCAAAAACAAATTTGCTTAA
- a CDS encoding PTS sugar transporter subunit IIB → MNILLCCSAGMSTSLLVTKMEAAAKARGLEGKIWAVSGDAVKTNIDQADVLLLGPQVRYMLSSMKTLADERNVGIDVINPMHYGMMNGEAVLDHALTLKK, encoded by the coding sequence ATGAATATTTTATTATGTTGCTCAGCAGGGATGTCTACAAGTTTACTAGTTACAAAAATGGAAGCGGCTGCAAAAGCTCGCGGTCTAGAAGGAAAGATTTGGGCTGTATCTGGGGATGCAGTAAAAACGAATATCGATCAAGCAGATGTATTATTATTAGGACCACAAGTTCGTTACATGCTTTCTTCAATGAAAACGCTTGCTGATGAGAGAAACGTTGGAATCGATGTTATTAATCCAATGCACTACGGCATGATGAATGGAGAAGCAGTTTTAGATCACGCATTGACACTTAAAAAATAA
- a CDS encoding transcriptional regulator, whose product MRKRLYIGIGVILLIALGGIVFWSAIQGNRTEHFILRHMANENGTLATYRLADTKAGTGEAKGREALSESAGLWLQYTLDKDDQALFDEQVKVIQNSFVHKDHIVIWKISEKGEMQSATNALIDDLRIIEQLYRAYEMYKEERYKNLADQLSDAVIRYNKKDNYYVDYYDADAGKQNNFVTTSYINPHAFSYMKKYGKVSAQQYQEVVQFLANYPRHGWAFPKEYKEDGTFTYDKEVNLIDQSYVAYHRSLGGLSSDAYLEFIKKKFQEDGKLYGRYNLETGKQTVNYESPAAYGLTILYVLQTGDTKFAKQLYDHMATFRNDNVFSRYYGGYVTGENNNTHIFDNVLPLLAEMELEKSKK is encoded by the coding sequence TTGCGGAAACGTTTATATATAGGCATTGGAGTTATTCTCTTAATCGCTTTAGGTGGCATTGTATTTTGGTCAGCTATACAAGGAAACCGTACAGAACATTTTATTTTAAGACATATGGCGAATGAAAATGGGACGCTTGCCACGTATCGTTTAGCGGATACAAAGGCAGGTACGGGTGAAGCGAAAGGCCGTGAAGCTTTATCGGAATCAGCAGGGCTATGGCTACAATATACATTGGATAAAGACGATCAAGCGTTATTCGATGAACAAGTTAAGGTTATTCAAAATAGCTTTGTACATAAGGATCACATTGTTATATGGAAAATCTCTGAAAAGGGAGAAATGCAGTCAGCTACAAATGCACTTATAGATGATCTTCGTATTATAGAACAATTATATCGCGCTTATGAAATGTACAAGGAAGAGCGTTATAAAAACTTGGCAGATCAATTGAGTGACGCTGTAATTCGTTATAATAAGAAAGATAATTATTACGTTGATTATTATGATGCAGATGCAGGGAAACAAAATAATTTTGTAACTACATCATACATAAATCCACACGCATTCTCGTATATGAAAAAGTACGGAAAAGTTTCTGCTCAGCAATATCAGGAAGTCGTTCAATTTTTAGCGAATTATCCAAGGCATGGCTGGGCATTCCCAAAAGAGTATAAAGAAGATGGTACATTTACGTACGATAAAGAAGTGAATCTTATTGACCAATCATACGTTGCGTATCATCGAAGCTTAGGTGGCCTTTCATCAGATGCTTATTTGGAATTTATAAAGAAGAAATTCCAGGAGGATGGAAAGCTATACGGTCGTTACAATTTAGAAACGGGAAAACAAACTGTGAATTATGAATCGCCAGCTGCTTACGGACTAACAATCTTGTACGTGCTACAAACAGGTGATACAAAGTTTGCAAAGCAATTATATGATCATATGGCTACATTCCGAAATGACAACGTATTTAGTAGATATTACGGTGGATACGTAACAGGCGAAAATAATAATACACATATTTTCGATAACGTATTGCCGCTTTTAGCGGAAATGGAATTGGAGAAGAGTAAGAAATAG
- a CDS encoding PTS lactose/cellobiose transporter subunit IIA, whose product MDTIETKAFHLILHGGNARSCSMEAIDCAKRGEFTEAEAKLQEALEELKEAHRVQTELIQKEAGGEKTEVTLLMVHAQDHLMNAITVKELASEFVELYRKMSVSE is encoded by the coding sequence ATGGATACGATAGAAACGAAGGCTTTTCATTTAATTTTGCATGGAGGAAATGCGAGAAGTTGCTCAATGGAAGCAATTGATTGCGCAAAGCGTGGAGAATTTACAGAAGCAGAAGCGAAGTTACAAGAAGCGTTAGAGGAATTAAAGGAGGCGCACCGTGTACAAACGGAGCTCATACAGAAAGAAGCTGGTGGTGAAAAGACCGAAGTTACTCTTCTGATGGTGCACGCGCAAGATCATTTAATGAATGCGATTACGGTGAAGGAATTAGCGAGTGAATTTGTAGAATTATATAGGAAGATGTCAGTATCGGAATGA
- the cydA gene encoding cytochrome ubiquinol oxidase subunit I, with translation MDTVTLARAFFGSSLAFHIIFATLGVGLSLMIFISEILYHWKKDSDYAIMAKRWTKAFAILLGVAIPTGTIVGVQISLLWPGFAKIVGQVISVPFQIEIFAFFLEALFMSIYVYAADKLPPFMRLISLFFVMIGATASAVLITSANTWMNTPAGFSMGPDGSVFNVDPWKAFFNPSFGTSAFHVVITAYTTGAAVIASIAGFKLLKKNLSKREVAYHKKGLLLGLVVTFITGATMWLSGHESAIALHKHSPEKLASAEALFETTSHAPLSIGGVVDPNTLELNYALEIPNMLSLLVGLDPSTVVKGLNEFPQETWPPFYTHTLFNLMVGTAAFTFAVAAIALLYWYFVYRKKGAELPKWLLWGAAACGPIMMLGIEFGWIFSCSGRQPWTIYGMQRTVDASTRADFVGPLFILFIILYIGLGILTVFVLRTFFKKHPLANDLHHEGGDSRA, from the coding sequence ATGGATACGGTAACATTAGCAAGAGCGTTTTTTGGTTCTTCATTAGCATTCCACATTATCTTTGCAACACTTGGTGTCGGGCTTTCATTAATGATTTTTATAAGTGAAATACTCTATCACTGGAAGAAAGATTCCGATTACGCTATTATGGCGAAAAGATGGACGAAGGCGTTTGCCATCCTTCTCGGTGTAGCAATTCCAACTGGAACAATTGTTGGTGTGCAAATCTCACTTCTTTGGCCTGGTTTTGCCAAAATTGTTGGGCAGGTTATTTCTGTTCCCTTTCAAATTGAGATTTTCGCCTTCTTTTTAGAGGCTTTGTTCATGTCCATTTATGTATATGCAGCTGACAAACTCCCTCCATTCATGAGATTAATCTCGCTATTCTTCGTCATGATTGGTGCCACGGCATCTGCCGTGCTTATTACATCAGCAAATACGTGGATGAATACACCCGCAGGCTTTTCAATGGGGCCAGATGGGTCAGTTTTTAACGTTGATCCGTGGAAAGCTTTCTTTAATCCGAGTTTTGGCACAAGTGCATTCCACGTCGTGATTACAGCCTATACAACTGGAGCTGCCGTCATTGCCTCTATCGCTGGATTTAAATTATTAAAGAAGAATTTAAGTAAACGTGAAGTGGCATATCATAAAAAGGGACTACTGTTAGGACTCGTCGTGACATTTATTACAGGTGCTACGATGTGGCTTTCGGGACACGAATCGGCAATCGCCTTACATAAGCATTCCCCTGAAAAACTGGCATCTGCTGAAGCTTTATTTGAAACGACATCACATGCACCGTTATCAATTGGTGGAGTTGTGGATCCTAACACACTTGAACTAAACTATGCACTAGAAATTCCGAACATGCTTAGCCTACTAGTGGGACTAGACCCTAGCACCGTCGTAAAAGGACTAAATGAATTCCCACAAGAAACATGGCCACCATTTTACACACATACACTATTCAATTTAATGGTCGGCACCGCTGCCTTCACCTTTGCAGTTGCAGCAATTGCTCTCTTATATTGGTACTTTGTTTACCGAAAAAAAGGAGCAGAATTACCGAAGTGGCTTCTTTGGGGAGCTGCTGCATGTGGACCAATTATGATGCTCGGTATTGAATTCGGTTGGATTTTCAGCTGTAGTGGTCGTCAGCCATGGACCATTTATGGTATGCAACGCACAGTCGACGCTTCTACACGCGCTGATTTTGTCGGTCCTTTATTTATTCTATTCATCATTTTATATATTGGACTCGGCATTTTAACGGTTTTTGTACTACGGACATTCTTTAAAAAACATCCGCTTGCAAATGATTTACATCACGAAGGAGGCGATTCTCGTGCATGA
- a CDS encoding acyltransferase, with the protein MTQSAPEFKILQSIAFLAVVLQSSLLYTMNQGNVLLEQSLIMGMLFNLAKFSAPAFIFIVGFHLILQYTKQLAYTEYIYEKAAHLLIPYFFWSILYLLTTNDMITLQSGIKSLLLGTAAPHLWYVIMMFQIHLLFPLLCTLFYWFQKRTENKKDIYKYMTIFACLYFLLMWYSSHYIFNGEKLTSSTILHYTDRSFFFYSFYFVMGGIAAVALKTWRIFVMKHIPLITILFFILFLFINYELFSFYGVNSIHLTVSTYLKPSMFLYIVCEIIILYVLSITIVQRRGFLYKTLRFIGNYTYGAYLAHFFFLQLCTKFLSLFTLQENTILYSLLLFTITATISISAMVICSTLPFHTWITGPSPTTNVNWVKIVLRKNHEKVFKPYL; encoded by the coding sequence ATGACTCAAAGCGCACCAGAATTCAAAATTTTGCAAAGCATTGCATTCCTTGCTGTCGTTTTGCAAAGTTCCTTATTATATACAATGAATCAAGGAAATGTCTTACTTGAACAATCCCTCATTATGGGCATGCTATTCAACCTTGCAAAATTTTCAGCACCTGCATTCATATTTATCGTTGGCTTTCACTTAATTCTGCAATATACGAAGCAACTAGCCTACACAGAATATATTTATGAAAAAGCCGCACATTTACTCATTCCTTATTTCTTCTGGTCTATTCTTTACTTATTAACAACAAACGATATGATTACACTACAAAGTGGAATAAAAAGTTTATTACTCGGAACAGCCGCACCTCATCTTTGGTACGTGATTATGATGTTCCAAATTCACTTATTGTTTCCTTTACTATGTACACTATTTTATTGGTTTCAAAAACGAACAGAAAATAAAAAAGACATCTATAAATATATGACCATCTTTGCTTGTCTATATTTCCTCTTAATGTGGTATTCTTCTCACTACATTTTTAATGGAGAGAAATTGACTAGTTCAACCATTTTACATTATACAGATCGTTCCTTCTTCTTCTACTCATTCTATTTCGTCATGGGAGGAATCGCTGCTGTAGCGCTAAAAACTTGGCGTATATTTGTCATGAAACATATCCCGCTTATCACAATATTATTTTTTATCTTATTTTTATTCATCAATTATGAGTTATTTAGTTTTTACGGAGTAAACTCTATTCATTTAACCGTTTCAACTTATTTAAAACCGTCTATGTTTTTATATATCGTATGCGAAATTATCATACTTTACGTTCTATCTATTACAATCGTACAGCGACGCGGTTTCTTATATAAAACTTTACGCTTTATCGGGAATTACACGTATGGTGCTTATTTAGCTCATTTTTTCTTCTTGCAACTATGTACAAAATTTCTTTCTTTATTCACACTGCAAGAAAACACAATATTATATAGCCTATTATTATTTACAATAACGGCCACAATCTCAATTTCAGCAATGGTCATTTGCAGTACACTACCATTTCATACGTGGATTACAGGACCTTCTCCTACTACAAATGTGAACTGGGTTAAGATTGTACTTCGGAAAAATCACGAAAAGGTATTCAAACCATATCTTTGA
- a CDS encoding LysR family transcriptional regulator: MELLQLKYFQTVARLEHMTKAAEELHIAQPSLSKTIARLEKDLGVPLFDRQGRQITLNSFGKVFLKRVERIFHELSEGEREIKDLAELQQSSITLAVSIPRILPELLGSFLLEHPNVRFQQFLASTPSMKRQLDNIEIDFCISSVPIEGEEIIWEPLITEEIFLVVPSGHRLSGRESIYLHEVKDEPFISMNTGYGFRHLTDEFCKEAGFTPHIAFEVDEPTVISDLIKQGLGIAFVPSLTLLKNSTLALNKLRIIEPNCERTIGLSWSKKRYLSKTAQQFREFVMDYFSNIRP; encoded by the coding sequence ATGGAACTTCTTCAATTAAAATACTTTCAGACAGTCGCACGATTAGAGCATATGACAAAAGCTGCTGAAGAATTGCATATCGCGCAACCTTCGCTCAGCAAAACAATCGCTAGATTAGAAAAGGACTTAGGCGTCCCTTTATTTGACCGCCAAGGTCGACAGATCACATTAAACTCTTTTGGGAAAGTATTTTTAAAACGAGTAGAGCGTATTTTTCATGAATTAAGTGAAGGCGAACGAGAAATTAAAGACTTAGCTGAATTACAACAAAGCTCTATTACACTGGCAGTTTCTATCCCGAGAATATTACCAGAACTACTCGGTTCTTTTTTACTAGAACATCCTAACGTTCGATTCCAGCAGTTTCTCGCATCTACTCCTTCTATGAAACGACAACTAGATAATATAGAAATCGACTTTTGCATTTCTTCTGTGCCAATTGAAGGCGAGGAGATTATTTGGGAACCACTTATTACAGAAGAAATTTTCTTAGTTGTCCCTTCAGGTCATCGTTTATCAGGACGTGAAAGTATCTATCTACATGAAGTAAAAGACGAACCGTTTATTAGTATGAACACTGGTTATGGATTTCGGCACTTAACAGATGAATTTTGTAAAGAAGCTGGCTTCACTCCACATATTGCTTTTGAAGTAGATGAACCAACCGTGATTAGCGACCTTATTAAGCAAGGTCTCGGCATCGCGTTTGTCCCAAGTTTAACTTTATTAAAAAACTCTACTTTAGCATTAAATAAGTTACGTATTATTGAACCAAATTGTGAGCGAACTATCGGCTTAAGTTGGTCGAAAAAGCGCTATTTATCGAAAACTGCTCAGCAATTTCGTGAATTTGTGATGGACTACTTCTCTAACATTAGGCCATGA
- a CDS encoding VOC family protein, whose protein sequence is MINQIGQIMLYVNNQDEAVQFWTETVGFQIIVEENNGQGFRWIEIAPTKEGGTSIVLHDKALIAKMQPELNLNTPSLMFFSNNLDQLYKDLSEKNVTVGQVVDLPTGRAFNFADNENNYFAVMERK, encoded by the coding sequence ATGATTAATCAAATTGGACAAATCATGTTATATGTAAATAATCAAGATGAAGCAGTACAATTTTGGACTGAGACAGTAGGATTCCAAATTATTGTGGAAGAAAATAACGGACAAGGCTTTCGCTGGATTGAAATTGCGCCAACGAAAGAAGGAGGCACAAGCATCGTCCTTCACGATAAAGCGTTAATTGCGAAGATGCAGCCTGAATTAAACTTAAATACGCCCTCACTCATGTTCTTCTCTAATAACTTAGATCAACTGTATAAAGATCTTTCTGAGAAAAACGTTACAGTTGGACAAGTTGTAGATTTACCTACAGGTAGAGCGTTCAACTTTGCTGATAATGAAAACAATTACTTTGCGGTAATGGAACGCAAATAA
- a CDS encoding YhgE/Pip family protein, with product MKGIQLIFKDWKAMWHHKHGRIALIFLLIVPLIYSGFFLAGYWDPYGRLDKLPVAVVNLDKGAAMDEKTIHAGDDFVENLKENKELAFHFVSEKNADEGLKEDKYYMVVTIPEDFSKKVSTLMDEKPEPAQLQYKVNPGKNFVAAQIGTTAVENMKTKISNSITKSYTEGVFSKFQDLAQGLGDASDGAKKLHEGTTDARNGTNELADGIHRLSDGTSKLKEGSDKLASSQSALTGGANELSQGATSLHSGIELLAQGEKTLQSGVNELSAGTIEWVSGSEKLAEGQVKADDAANSVKQQLEAYVKSHPEAQQDPAFQKIIATSNGLAKATNILNNSQQQLTQGAKKLADGQYKVEEGMNTFGVKLNEATEGTKKIADGASNLADGFTKWGNGFTSLQEGVNHLASGGTELNHGADQLTNGLVKLDDGAKELSTKLGEGAEKIADVRNDDARNTMFTEPVQLVKSTVSDVPNYGSGIAPYFLSLAFYVGGIMASNILPLGRRQNMKVSGTVHFINKLGLVYLIGLIQALLVDVLVLGVMKLEVASVPLFVLSSIVISFTFMTFILMLVTVFGLVGKFLAVTLLVLQLATSGGTFPGELNIAVLSKIGQFLPMSHSLRGLQDVISLGDWSQLQMQILILLCYLVVAGGIAWITSHIQHRETNTEQVS from the coding sequence ATGAAAGGAATTCAACTTATATTTAAAGATTGGAAAGCGATGTGGCACCATAAACATGGACGTATCGCTTTAATTTTTTTGTTAATCGTTCCTTTAATTTATTCAGGATTCTTTTTAGCGGGATATTGGGATCCATACGGACGATTAGATAAATTACCGGTTGCAGTTGTGAATTTAGATAAGGGCGCTGCGATGGATGAAAAAACAATTCATGCAGGAGACGATTTTGTTGAAAATTTAAAAGAGAACAAGGAATTAGCTTTTCATTTTGTATCAGAAAAAAATGCTGATGAAGGGTTAAAAGAAGATAAGTATTATATGGTTGTTACGATTCCAGAGGATTTCTCTAAAAAGGTAAGTACGCTTATGGATGAGAAACCAGAGCCGGCACAATTGCAGTACAAAGTAAATCCAGGTAAAAACTTTGTAGCAGCTCAAATTGGAACGACAGCTGTGGAAAATATGAAAACAAAAATCTCAAATAGTATTACGAAATCTTATACAGAAGGTGTCTTTTCAAAGTTTCAAGACTTAGCACAAGGATTGGGTGATGCAAGTGATGGCGCTAAGAAGTTACATGAAGGAACGACAGATGCAAGAAATGGGACAAATGAGCTTGCAGATGGTATTCATCGTTTAAGTGACGGGACATCGAAATTGAAAGAGGGAAGTGACAAGCTTGCATCCAGCCAATCTGCCTTAACGGGGGGAGCAAATGAGCTGAGTCAAGGGGCAACATCACTTCATAGTGGTATAGAGTTATTAGCACAAGGTGAAAAAACTTTACAATCAGGAGTTAATGAATTAAGTGCTGGTACAATTGAATGGGTGAGCGGAAGTGAGAAACTTGCTGAAGGGCAAGTGAAAGCGGACGATGCAGCAAATAGTGTAAAACAACAATTAGAAGCGTACGTGAAAAGTCATCCAGAGGCGCAGCAAGATCCTGCTTTTCAAAAGATCATTGCTACTTCTAATGGATTAGCTAAAGCAACAAATATTTTAAATAATAGCCAACAACAATTGACACAAGGAGCGAAGAAGCTCGCTGACGGTCAATATAAGGTTGAAGAAGGCATGAATACATTCGGAGTTAAGTTAAATGAAGCTACTGAAGGAACGAAAAAGATAGCAGATGGTGCTTCGAATTTAGCAGATGGATTTACGAAGTGGGGAAATGGATTTACATCCCTGCAAGAAGGTGTAAATCATCTTGCAAGTGGCGGAACAGAGTTGAATCACGGGGCTGATCAGTTAACGAACGGACTTGTTAAACTTGACGATGGTGCGAAAGAACTTTCTACGAAATTAGGAGAGGGCGCAGAGAAGATAGCGGATGTTCGCAATGATGATGCACGCAATACGATGTTCACAGAACCGGTTCAATTAGTAAAGTCAACAGTTTCTGACGTGCCTAACTACGGTTCAGGTATTGCACCATACTTCTTATCACTTGCATTTTATGTTGGCGGAATTATGGCTTCAAATATTTTACCGCTTGGCCGTAGACAGAATATGAAGGTAAGCGGAACGGTACATTTTATTAATAAACTAGGATTAGTATATTTAATTGGACTTATTCAAGCATTACTTGTGGATGTGCTTGTGCTAGGAGTTATGAAATTAGAAGTTGCAAGTGTGCCACTCTTTGTTTTATCAAGTATTGTTATTTCCTTTACGTTCATGACGTTTATTCTTATGTTAGTAACGGTATTTGGTCTTGTTGGAAAATTCTTAGCAGTAACGCTTCTCGTCTTGCAATTAGCGACGAGCGGGGGGACTTTCCCAGGAGAATTAAATATAGCTGTTCTTAGCAAAATTGGACAGTTTCTCCCAATGTCCCATTCTCTTAGAGGGTTACAAGATGTGATCTCTTTAGGAGATTGGTCGCAATTACAAATGCAAATTTTAATATTGTTATGCTATCTCGTTGTTGCCGGCGGAATTGCTTGGATTACGAGTCATATACAGCATAGAGAAACGAATACAGAACAAGTGTCTTAA
- a CDS encoding PTS sugar transporter subunit IIB, translating to MNILLCCAAGMSSSLIVTKMEKAAEARGIEVKIWAVSGSEVNSHIDKADVLLLGPQVRYLLPKMKELCKEKGVPVDVIQSVHYGLCNGEAILQAALSMKP from the coding sequence ATGAATATTTTACTTTGCTGTGCAGCGGGAATGTCTTCCAGTTTGATTGTTACAAAAATGGAGAAAGCAGCAGAGGCAAGAGGGATAGAGGTAAAGATTTGGGCAGTATCAGGTTCTGAAGTAAATAGCCATATTGATAAAGCCGATGTACTCTTACTTGGACCGCAAGTACGTTATTTATTACCGAAAATGAAAGAATTATGTAAGGAGAAAGGAGTACCTGTTGATGTCATTCAATCCGTCCATTACGGACTTTGTAATGGAGAAGCTATCTTGCAAGCAGCTTTGTCAATGAAACCATGA
- the celB gene encoding PTS cellobiose transporter subunit IIC, whose translation MIRFLEKYVMPVAGKVAEQRHLLAIRDGLVLTMPFLIIGSFFLIISALPIPGYNDFMAGLFGENWQRALGYPVSATFNIMALIAVFGIAYRLGGYYKVDALASGALSLVTFLLATPFQVAYIIPSTKESVLVEGAIPAALMGSQGLFVAMIIALISTELYRFIVQKKIIIKMPETVPPAVTRSFAALVPGFIVVTVIWILRLIIENTSFGSIHNIVGQILQEPLSVLGASFWGAIIAVILVHVLWSCGIHGATIVGGVMSPVWLSLMDQNRVAYQAGQDIPNTITAQFFDLWIYMGGSGATLALVVGMLLFARSQQLKSLGRLSIAPGIFNINEMVTFGMPIVMNPILLIPFILVPVVLTIVSYFAMEWGLVARPSGAAVPWTTPILFSGYLGSGGKISGVILQLINFALAFVIYLPFLKIWDKQKVAEEKGE comes from the coding sequence ATGATACGGTTTTTAGAGAAATATGTAATGCCCGTAGCAGGAAAGGTTGCAGAGCAGAGGCATTTGCTAGCAATTCGTGATGGACTTGTATTGACGATGCCGTTCTTAATTATAGGATCATTTTTCCTCATCATTAGTGCTTTACCAATACCAGGTTATAATGATTTTATGGCAGGTTTGTTTGGGGAGAATTGGCAGAGGGCTTTGGGGTATCCAGTTAGTGCAACTTTTAATATAATGGCTTTAATAGCTGTTTTTGGAATCGCTTACAGACTTGGGGGATATTATAAAGTGGACGCTTTAGCATCCGGGGCATTGTCGCTTGTGACGTTTTTACTTGCGACGCCATTTCAAGTTGCATACATTATACCAAGTACAAAAGAGAGTGTACTTGTAGAAGGTGCTATACCAGCTGCATTAATGGGAAGCCAAGGGTTATTTGTAGCAATGATTATTGCACTTATATCTACTGAACTTTATCGGTTTATTGTACAAAAAAAGATAATTATAAAGATGCCAGAGACAGTTCCACCAGCTGTCACACGTTCATTTGCCGCGCTTGTTCCAGGATTTATTGTTGTAACGGTTATTTGGATTTTACGCTTAATTATAGAAAATACTTCTTTTGGCAGTATCCATAATATTGTGGGGCAAATTTTACAGGAACCACTTAGTGTACTTGGTGCTAGTTTTTGGGGCGCAATAATAGCTGTTATTCTCGTTCATGTTCTTTGGTCATGTGGAATTCATGGAGCTACTATTGTTGGTGGTGTAATGAGTCCGGTTTGGTTGTCGTTAATGGATCAAAACCGAGTTGCTTACCAAGCAGGGCAAGATATACCAAATACGATTACTGCACAGTTTTTTGATTTATGGATTTATATGGGCGGTTCCGGTGCAACACTTGCTTTAGTTGTAGGAATGTTACTATTTGCGCGAAGTCAGCAATTAAAAAGTTTAGGGAGATTGTCAATTGCGCCTGGCATATTTAATATTAATGAGATGGTAACCTTTGGTATGCCGATTGTAATGAACCCAATTTTATTAATTCCATTTATATTGGTTCCGGTTGTGTTAACGATTGTTTCTTACTTTGCGATGGAATGGGGATTAGTTGCTCGCCCGAGTGGAGCTGCTGTACCTTGGACGACACCAATTCTATTTAGTGGATATTTAGGATCGGGTGGCAAAATTTCAGGTGTTATTTTGCAACTCATTAACTTTGCACTGGCGTTCGTCATTTATTTACCGTTCTTAAAAATATGGGATAAACAAAAAGTAGCGGAAGAAAAGGGGGAGTAA